The Halobacterium litoreum genome includes a region encoding these proteins:
- a CDS encoding DUF7095 family protein, which yields MDREAAVDRVEEILDTVQNEEMPVPVRELWVYGDAALGLDPVERLDVYLTKDILMRGDDADRAGEFEREYGVKGVGKTVRASWADEHPEHLRANDNGHVAPEKCLGAHLVDDDEPIHLEVCNAGFEDNVTQRLDGALATETYENVLDPRGVCLWADGQRSDDALGKLRSGELVFPTLAEALEMLGADEREAELAADAVKARRERATGATVRGDVV from the coding sequence ATGGACCGCGAAGCCGCCGTGGACCGCGTCGAAGAAATCCTCGACACCGTCCAGAACGAGGAGATGCCGGTGCCCGTGCGCGAACTCTGGGTGTACGGCGACGCCGCCCTCGGCCTCGACCCGGTCGAACGACTCGACGTCTACCTCACGAAGGACATCCTGATGCGCGGCGACGACGCAGACCGCGCGGGCGAGTTCGAGCGCGAGTACGGCGTGAAGGGCGTCGGGAAGACCGTGCGCGCGTCGTGGGCCGACGAGCATCCCGAGCACCTGCGCGCGAACGACAACGGCCACGTCGCACCCGAAAAGTGCCTCGGCGCGCACCTCGTCGACGACGACGAGCCCATCCACCTCGAAGTCTGCAACGCGGGCTTCGAGGACAACGTCACCCAGCGCCTCGACGGCGCGCTCGCCACCGAGACCTACGAGAACGTCCTCGACCCCCGTGGCGTCTGCCTCTGGGCCGACGGCCAGCGCAGCGACGACGCCCTCGGAAAACTCCGGAGCGGCGAACTCGTCTTCCCCACGCTCGCCGAAGCCCTGGAGATGCTCGGCGCCGACGAGCGCGAGGCCGAACTCGCCGCCGACGCCGTGAAAGCACGCCGCGAGCGTGCGACCGGCGCGACGGTTCGCGGCGACGTAGTTTGA
- a CDS encoding aminopeptidase — MDERVRRHAEILVETCGEVEQGDMVQIQAPTQAEDLVVALYEQLGEVGARPSLSWSVPEAGRAYALAMDEDDYVTKEHDLAAMEETDVTFLIGGGPNPFETSDVPPEKSQAGQRAHQPILEERLGTRWVITTHPSAAGAQQAEMSTPAYEEFVYDAMNKDWEEQREFQAQMVELLDPADEVRIVSGDTTEITMSVAGMDAVNDWGSANMPAGEVFTSPVPDSVEGEVLFDKPLMRQGNEIEGAYLEFEDGEVVDFSAEKNEDVLGGILDTDDGARRLGELGIGMNRDIDRFTYNMLFDEKMGDTVHLAVGAAVHEAVPEDAEFNDSAVHTDMIVDMSEESFIEIDGEVVQRNGTFVFEGGFEGEAQDAVEQ; from the coding sequence ATGGACGAGCGAGTCCGCCGACACGCGGAGATTCTGGTCGAGACGTGTGGCGAAGTCGAACAGGGCGACATGGTGCAGATTCAGGCGCCGACGCAGGCCGAGGACCTCGTCGTCGCGCTGTACGAGCAACTCGGCGAGGTCGGTGCGCGTCCGTCGCTGTCGTGGAGCGTTCCGGAGGCGGGTCGGGCGTACGCCCTCGCGATGGACGAGGACGACTACGTGACGAAGGAACACGACCTCGCGGCGATGGAGGAGACGGACGTGACGTTCCTCATCGGTGGCGGCCCGAATCCCTTCGAGACGAGCGACGTGCCCCCGGAGAAGTCCCAAGCGGGCCAGCGCGCCCACCAGCCGATTCTGGAGGAACGCCTCGGGACACGGTGGGTCATCACGACACACCCGTCTGCGGCCGGCGCGCAGCAGGCCGAGATGTCGACGCCCGCCTACGAGGAGTTCGTCTACGACGCGATGAACAAGGACTGGGAGGAACAACGCGAGTTCCAGGCCCAGATGGTGGAACTCCTCGACCCCGCCGACGAGGTGCGCATCGTCTCCGGTGACACGACCGAAATCACGATGAGCGTCGCGGGGATGGACGCGGTCAACGACTGGGGGAGCGCGAACATGCCCGCCGGCGAGGTGTTCACGAGCCCAGTGCCCGACAGCGTGGAGGGCGAAGTGCTCTTCGACAAGCCGCTGATGCGCCAGGGCAACGAAATCGAGGGCGCGTACCTCGAATTCGAGGACGGCGAGGTCGTGGACTTCTCGGCGGAGAAAAACGAGGACGTGCTCGGGGGCATCCTCGACACGGACGACGGCGCGCGCCGCCTCGGGGAACTCGGCATCGGGATGAACCGGGACATCGACCGGTTCACGTACAACATGCTGTTCGACGAGAAGATGGGCGACACCGTCCACCTCGCGGTCGGCGCGGCGGTCCACGAGGCCGTCCCCGAGGACGCCGAGTTCAACGACTCCGCCGTCCACACGGACATGATTGTGGACATGAGCGAGGAGTCGTTCATCGAAATCGACGGGGAAGTCGTCCAGCGAAACGGGACCTTCGTCTTCGAGGGCGGGTTCGAGGGCGAAGCGCAGGACGCCGTGGAGCAGTAG
- a CDS encoding serine/threonine-protein kinase RIO2, which translates to MVRNVAAEMAELEPEDFHLLSGVEHGMRFSKWVNREKLPEFSRLTAEEVDYRLDRMLDREFLERKTIQYEGVQLTFAGYDALALKAFAERDTVEGFGAPLGVGKESDVYEVQSFRPMALKFHREGYTQFREVHRGRDYTSDKEHTSWQYTARKAAEREYEALETLYPEVNVPRPVDQNRHAIVMEKVDGTELSKAKLDPAQASGVLDLILREVAAAYREGFVHADVSEYNVFVNEDGVVVFDWPQATPTDHENARDLLDRDVENIVDYFRRKYPGDVPDVDERAVADAVANDEFATVTDY; encoded by the coding sequence ATGGTTCGGAACGTCGCCGCCGAGATGGCGGAACTAGAACCCGAGGACTTCCACCTGCTCTCGGGCGTCGAACACGGGATGCGGTTCTCGAAGTGGGTGAACCGCGAGAAACTCCCGGAGTTCTCGCGGCTCACCGCCGAGGAGGTGGACTACCGCCTCGACCGAATGCTCGACCGGGAGTTCCTCGAACGCAAGACCATCCAGTACGAGGGCGTCCAGCTCACATTCGCGGGGTACGACGCGCTCGCGCTCAAGGCGTTCGCGGAGCGAGACACGGTCGAAGGGTTCGGCGCGCCACTCGGCGTGGGGAAAGAGAGCGACGTGTACGAGGTGCAGTCGTTCCGGCCGATGGCACTGAAGTTCCACCGCGAGGGGTACACCCAGTTCCGTGAGGTCCACCGCGGCCGGGACTACACGAGCGACAAGGAACACACGTCCTGGCAGTACACCGCGCGGAAGGCCGCCGAGCGCGAGTACGAGGCCTTGGAGACGCTGTACCCAGAGGTGAACGTGCCGCGGCCGGTCGACCAGAACCGCCACGCCATCGTGATGGAGAAGGTCGACGGGACGGAGCTCTCGAAGGCGAAACTCGACCCCGCACAGGCCAGTGGCGTCCTCGATTTGATTCTCCGGGAGGTCGCGGCGGCCTACCGCGAGGGGTTCGTCCACGCGGACGTCAGCGAGTACAACGTGTTCGTGAACGAGGACGGCGTCGTCGTCTTCGACTGGCCGCAGGCGACGCCGACCGACCACGAGAACGCCCGGGACCTCCTCGACCGCGACGTGGAGAACATCGTCGATTACTTCCGGCGAAAGTACCCCGGCGACGTTCCCGACGTCGACGAACGGGCAGTCGCCGACGCCGTCGCGAACGACGAGTTCGCCACCGTCACGGACTACTGA
- a CDS encoding class I SAM-dependent methyltransferase, whose product MRRFSADYLSETRRGMWEHRDALADLQLASRERVLDVGCGTGELTRVLREESDATVVGLDADPELLAHADADERVVGDATRLPVRDGAFDLVVCQALLINLPDPRAAVEELARASSDLVAVVEPDNAAVTVDSTVPAESRLTERAREAYVRGVPTDVDLGADAADLFADAGLDDVRTTRYDHVRRVEPPYGEAELEAAARKATGERLADQRAELAAGGVDGDAYDALRAEWREMGREVVEQMQTADYEREETIPFFVTVGRVSGRDA is encoded by the coding sequence GTGCGTCGCTTCAGCGCCGACTACCTCTCGGAGACCCGCCGCGGCATGTGGGAACACCGGGACGCGCTCGCCGACCTCCAGTTAGCGTCCCGCGAGCGCGTGCTGGACGTCGGCTGTGGCACGGGCGAACTCACGCGCGTCCTGCGCGAGGAATCCGACGCGACGGTCGTCGGCCTCGACGCGGACCCGGAACTCCTCGCGCACGCGGACGCCGACGAGCGCGTCGTCGGGGACGCCACTCGGCTCCCGGTTCGGGACGGCGCGTTCGACCTCGTGGTGTGTCAGGCCCTCCTCATCAACCTCCCCGACCCGCGGGCCGCCGTCGAGGAGCTCGCGCGGGCGTCCTCGGACCTCGTCGCTGTCGTGGAACCGGACAACGCCGCGGTCACCGTCGACTCCACCGTTCCGGCCGAGTCCCGACTCACCGAGCGCGCCCGCGAGGCGTACGTGCGCGGCGTCCCGACGGACGTCGACCTCGGCGCGGACGCCGCCGACCTGTTCGCGGACGCGGGTCTCGACGACGTGCGGACGACCCGGTACGACCACGTGCGTCGCGTCGAACCGCCGTACGGCGAGGCCGAACTAGAAGCGGCGGCGCGGAAGGCCACGGGCGAACGCCTCGCCGACCAGCGCGCCGAACTCGCGGCGGGCGGCGTGGACGGCGACGCGTACGACGCGCTGCGCGCCGAGTGGCGGGAGATGGGTCGCGAGGTCGTCGAGCAGATGCAGACGGCGGACTACGAGCGCGAGGAGACGATTCCGTTCTTCGTGACTGTCGGGCGCGTCTCGGGCCGCGACGCGTGA
- a CDS encoding DUF7282 domain-containing protein encodes MTRTATVVALVVLVVASLAAGPAVAATAQPDSASFGDNYVVVTRGDTTEITVSHSGPANLTIGSQETGFEVRVPLGGSGTDTIEFDTYETTAPNPSGFLSTNGELLTRPLDESIEAGQYDLRVTMDGDTQAVGNLEVEPREDTTSRPGVAPDELDFEESNPSNLAASVTERGEVARGDYAAFVVNESGLEWALDGSSTDATMDSALTTEVTELDPEPNTVPDTFEVDYVVSQVEERDRFVLFWDTSDVAVHGESNNTYELRVTMTEQSELVSEDQTLVEERVRVVEPVVALTAQPSFTLAPWDDGEMRVRGETNLAPSSSLDVRALQQSPSALLWRHVVDVSADGTFSASFDFTEASEPNDFPLWVLDYRDESEQTVELTVADGGLSFADQQVEEGSVEVTNVSLSHGGFVRLSANDTTLGVSPSLSAGDHGTVSVPLVTALNETRTLNATAYADANRNGRLDDADVPYNVSGSVIRDSAAIAPAPNESVGNETTTNRTTTPNETTRTPTGTTLQVDEAAPLTRAPEQSGGGSSGGAVPLSPLAVLVALAAGASLAWRR; translated from the coding sequence ATGACACGCACCGCCACCGTCGTCGCACTCGTCGTCCTCGTCGTCGCGTCGCTCGCCGCCGGACCCGCTGTTGCTGCGACTGCACAGCCGGACTCCGCGTCGTTCGGCGACAACTACGTCGTCGTCACGCGCGGCGACACCACCGAGATTACGGTGAGCCACTCCGGGCCCGCGAACCTCACCATCGGCAGTCAGGAGACCGGCTTCGAGGTCCGCGTCCCGCTCGGCGGGTCGGGGACGGACACCATCGAGTTTGACACGTACGAGACGACGGCCCCGAACCCGAGCGGGTTCCTGTCGACGAACGGCGAACTGCTGACCCGGCCCCTCGACGAGTCCATCGAAGCCGGCCAGTACGACCTCCGGGTGACGATGGACGGCGACACGCAGGCTGTCGGCAACCTCGAGGTCGAACCGCGCGAAGACACCACGAGTCGGCCCGGCGTCGCGCCGGACGAACTCGACTTCGAGGAGTCGAACCCGAGTAACCTCGCGGCGAGCGTGACCGAGCGCGGCGAGGTGGCGCGCGGCGACTACGCCGCGTTCGTGGTGAACGAGAGTGGACTGGAGTGGGCGCTCGACGGGTCCTCGACGGACGCGACGATGGACTCGGCGCTCACCACCGAGGTCACCGAACTCGACCCCGAGCCGAACACGGTGCCGGACACGTTCGAAGTGGACTACGTCGTCTCGCAGGTCGAGGAACGCGACCGGTTCGTATTGTTCTGGGACACCAGCGACGTGGCGGTCCACGGCGAGTCGAACAACACGTACGAACTGCGCGTGACGATGACCGAGCAGAGCGAACTCGTCTCCGAGGACCAGACGCTCGTCGAAGAGCGCGTCCGGGTCGTGGAGCCGGTGGTGGCGCTGACGGCACAGCCGTCGTTCACGCTGGCGCCGTGGGACGACGGCGAGATGCGCGTGCGCGGGGAGACGAACCTCGCGCCGAGTTCCTCGCTGGACGTGCGCGCGCTCCAGCAGTCGCCGAGCGCGCTGCTGTGGCGGCACGTCGTCGACGTCTCCGCGGACGGCACGTTCTCGGCGTCGTTCGACTTCACGGAGGCGAGCGAGCCGAACGACTTCCCGCTGTGGGTGCTCGACTACCGCGACGAGAGCGAGCAGACCGTCGAACTCACGGTCGCGGACGGCGGCCTGTCGTTCGCCGACCAGCAAGTCGAGGAGGGGAGCGTCGAGGTGACGAACGTCTCGCTGTCCCACGGCGGGTTCGTTCGGCTGTCGGCGAACGACACGACACTCGGCGTGTCGCCGTCGCTGAGCGCGGGCGACCACGGGACGGTGAGCGTGCCGCTGGTCACTGCGTTGAACGAGACGCGGACGCTGAACGCGACGGCGTACGCGGACGCGAATCGGAACGGGCGACTGGACGACGCGGACGTGCCGTACAACGTCTCGGGGTCGGTGATTCGGGACAGCGCGGCGATAGCGCCGGCGCCGAACGAGTCGGTCGGCAACGAGACGACCACGAACCGGACGACGACGCCGAACGAGACGACGCGGACGCCGACCGGAACGACGCTGCAGGTGGACGAAGCGGCGCCGTTGACGCGGGCGCCCGAGCAGTCCGGCGGCGGGTCGTCGGGCGGCGCCGTGCCGTTGTCGCCGCTCGCGGTGCTCGTCGCGCTCGCGGCGGGGGCGTCGCTGGCGTGGCGCCGCTGA
- a CDS encoding deoxyribonuclease IV, producing the protein MRVGAHVSIAGGVDNAVENELDVGGNCGQIFTHSPQVWQDPNIGDDEAELFRDGTAAELDGPWVIHSSYLVNLCTPKDDLREKSVDSMQKEVDAAAKLDIPYVNVHLGAHTGAGVEQGLDNAVSALDELDVPEGVTVLVESDAGSGTKLGGDFEHLGYVIAESEQDLDICLDTAHAFAAGYDLSTPAGVAETFEELDDVVGAEHLACVHLNDSKHECGTNKDEHAHIGEGLIGEDGMRAFVNHDAIVENDVPLVLETPNEDGKGFAWNIERVRDLRSA; encoded by the coding sequence ATGCGAGTAGGCGCACACGTCTCTATCGCGGGCGGCGTCGACAACGCCGTCGAGAACGAACTGGACGTCGGCGGGAACTGCGGCCAAATCTTCACGCACTCGCCGCAGGTGTGGCAGGACCCGAATATCGGCGACGACGAGGCCGAACTGTTCCGGGACGGCACGGCGGCCGAACTGGACGGCCCGTGGGTGATTCACTCGTCGTACCTCGTGAACCTCTGTACGCCGAAAGACGACCTCCGCGAGAAGTCCGTGGACAGCATGCAAAAGGAGGTGGACGCCGCGGCCAAACTCGACATCCCCTACGTGAACGTCCACCTCGGCGCGCACACGGGCGCTGGCGTCGAGCAGGGCCTCGACAACGCGGTGTCGGCGCTCGACGAACTCGACGTGCCGGAGGGCGTGACCGTGCTCGTGGAGAGCGACGCGGGGTCGGGCACGAAACTCGGCGGCGACTTCGAACATCTCGGGTACGTCATAGCGGAGTCCGAGCAGGACCTCGACATCTGCCTGGACACGGCCCACGCGTTCGCGGCGGGCTACGACCTCTCGACGCCAGCGGGCGTCGCGGAGACGTTCGAGGAACTGGACGACGTGGTCGGCGCCGAACACCTCGCGTGCGTCCACCTGAACGACTCGAAACACGAGTGCGGGACGAACAAGGACGAGCACGCCCACATCGGCGAGGGTCTCATCGGTGAGGACGGGATGCGCGCGTTCGTCAACCACGACGCAATCGTCGAGAACGACGTGCCCCTCGTGTTGGAGACGCCGAACGAGGACGGCAAGGGCTTTGCGTGGAACATCGAGCGCGTGCGGGACCTTCGCTCGGCGTAA
- a CDS encoding MFS transporter, translating to MADGAAEDAGDGVDALDSYRQFFALEPDVLVLSVAMLVFSLAFQMTTRYVPEYMYTLGAGAGIVGLYGSLGNLISAVYPYPGGALSDRVGSRVALTAFAVVTTLGFVVWAVAPNLPAISVPVVALGGLELGGTLGPWIWVFVGLLLTQAWKSFGLGATFAIVKQSVEPGRLAMGFASTEIFRRVGFLLGPAIAAVVLAVYEFRVGFRYVLLLAAGFAAVATVAQHVLYDVDEEDTVGDSFEGLDTIRSDLRDLPETLRPLLVADTLIRFANGMVYVFFVVVVTRYLDVGFTGFGVSIGPAAFFGVLLSVEMAVAILTKVPVSALAERTGLKPVVGLGFLVYAVFPVLLILAPANQWVLVALFAFSGLRFAGLPAHKALIVGPAEQDTGGRVTGAYYLVRNTVVIPSAAVGGLLYGGDWTLRVAGASVTAGPELAFSLATAIGLVGVAYFALFGREFEAYANG from the coding sequence ATGGCAGACGGGGCCGCGGAGGACGCCGGTGACGGGGTGGACGCGCTCGACTCCTACCGCCAGTTCTTCGCGCTGGAGCCCGACGTGCTCGTGTTGTCCGTGGCGATGCTGGTGTTCAGTCTCGCGTTCCAGATGACCACGCGGTACGTCCCCGAGTACATGTACACGCTCGGCGCGGGCGCGGGCATCGTCGGGCTGTACGGCAGTCTCGGCAACCTGATTTCGGCGGTGTACCCGTACCCGGGCGGCGCGCTCTCGGACCGCGTCGGCTCCCGCGTCGCGCTGACGGCGTTCGCTGTCGTGACGACGCTCGGGTTCGTGGTGTGGGCCGTCGCGCCGAATCTCCCCGCAATCAGCGTCCCTGTCGTGGCGTTGGGTGGCCTCGAACTCGGCGGCACCCTCGGCCCGTGGATATGGGTGTTCGTCGGCCTGCTGTTGACGCAGGCGTGGAAGTCCTTCGGCCTCGGCGCGACGTTCGCCATCGTCAAACAGTCCGTCGAACCCGGCAGGCTGGCGATGGGGTTCGCGTCCACCGAAATCTTCCGGCGCGTCGGCTTCCTGCTCGGCCCCGCCATCGCCGCCGTCGTGCTCGCCGTCTACGAGTTCCGGGTCGGCTTCCGGTACGTCCTCCTGCTCGCTGCCGGGTTCGCCGCCGTCGCGACGGTCGCCCAGCACGTCCTCTACGACGTCGACGAGGAGGACACCGTCGGCGACTCCTTCGAGGGCCTCGACACGATTCGCTCGGACCTCCGGGACCTCCCCGAGACGCTCCGCCCGCTGCTGGTCGCGGACACTCTGATTCGGTTCGCGAACGGGATGGTGTACGTCTTCTTCGTGGTCGTCGTCACCCGGTACCTCGACGTCGGCTTCACCGGATTCGGCGTCTCCATCGGGCCGGCGGCGTTCTTCGGCGTCCTGCTCTCCGTCGAGATGGCCGTCGCCATCCTCACGAAGGTCCCCGTCTCCGCGCTCGCCGAACGCACCGGCCTGAAGCCAGTGGTCGGCCTCGGGTTTCTCGTGTACGCCGTCTTCCCCGTGCTCCTCATTCTCGCGCCCGCGAACCAGTGGGTGCTCGTCGCGCTGTTCGCGTTCTCCGGCCTGCGGTTCGCCGGCCTGCCAGCGCACAAGGCGCTCATCGTCGGGCCCGCCGAGCAGGACACCGGCGGGCGCGTGACTGGCGCCTACTACCTCGTGCGCAACACCGTCGTCATCCCGAGCGCGGCCGTCGGCGGCCTGCTGTACGGCGGGGACTGGACGCTCCGCGTCGCCGGCGCGTCGGTGACCGCCGGCCCCGAACTGGCGTTCTCGCTCGCCACCGCAATCGGTCTCGTCGGCGTCGCGTACTTCGCGCTGTTCGGGCGCGAGTTCGAGGCGTACGCGAACGGCTAG
- a CDS encoding metal ABC transporter ATP-binding protein, with protein sequence MSTPETATTDDSTDETTARDESDRATEPVVALDGATFGYTATPVVEDVSLTVDPGEYVAIVGPNGSGKSTLMQLVLGLLEPDSGSASLFGERATRFDDGERVGYVAQHASSSKEMPITVREVVKMGRFPHLGFDRLRADDRRLRDRFTEAPLETARAVGGALSGRLSEADWAAVDDALATVGMSAFADRRITELSGGQRQRAFIARALASEADLLVLDEPTVGVDAESVDAFYDLLAALNDAGITVVLIEHDLGAVVERAERVVCLNREIYFDGPSDEFVESDALARAFGTEARFLAGVDE encoded by the coding sequence ATGAGCACGCCAGAAACCGCGACAACCGACGACAGCACGGACGAGACGACGGCGCGAGACGAGAGCGACCGAGCCACCGAACCGGTCGTAGCCCTCGACGGCGCGACGTTCGGATACACGGCGACGCCGGTCGTCGAAGACGTCTCCCTGACCGTCGACCCCGGCGAGTACGTGGCCATCGTTGGGCCGAACGGCTCCGGGAAGTCGACGCTGATGCAGTTGGTGCTCGGATTGCTCGAACCCGACTCGGGGTCGGCGAGCCTGTTCGGCGAGCGCGCCACCCGGTTCGACGACGGCGAGCGCGTCGGGTACGTCGCCCAGCACGCGAGTTCCTCGAAGGAGATGCCCATCACCGTCCGCGAAGTGGTGAAGATGGGGCGGTTCCCGCACCTCGGGTTCGACCGGCTCCGCGCGGACGACCGGCGGCTCCGCGACCGGTTCACCGAAGCCCCGCTGGAGACGGCGCGAGCCGTCGGCGGCGCGCTGTCGGGCCGGCTCTCCGAAGCGGACTGGGCGGCCGTCGACGACGCGCTCGCCACGGTCGGCATGAGCGCGTTCGCCGACCGCCGCATCACGGAGCTCTCGGGCGGCCAGCGACAGCGCGCGTTCATCGCTCGGGCGCTGGCCAGCGAGGCCGACCTGCTCGTGCTCGACGAACCGACCGTGGGCGTCGACGCCGAGTCCGTCGACGCGTTCTACGACCTGCTCGCGGCGCTGAACGACGCGGGCATCACCGTAGTGCTCATCGAGCACGACCTCGGCGCGGTCGTCGAACGCGCCGAGCGCGTCGTCTGTCTGAATCGCGAAATCTACTTCGACGGGCCGAGCGACGAGTTCGTGGAGAGCGACGCGCTGGCTCGCGCCTTCGGCACCGAAGCCAGATTCCTCGCGGGGGTGGACGAATGA
- a CDS encoding metal ABC transporter permease has protein sequence MTVDVAFLASVLAAVDPSLLVPLQSGFGAVGGAIFDVLRWVLEQWYWLMDWAYYFTDLEMLNPRYRYMQRAILVGLCIGVMAPLIGTFLVHRQLALIGDALAHTGFAGVAVGLFLNAVIDLGVSPYLTAVVVAMIAALFIELISETTDAYNDVSMAIVLSTGFALGTTLISLNAGGLAVGVNQFLFGNLATVSPQSAAILLVLFAVIVGTVALTRNQLLYVTFDETAAAVSGISVNWYNRVMVMLTAMVVVGAMQIMGVILVAAMLVVPVAGATQVSRSFSESLLVSVVLAELAVLLGISVAYYTGVTAGGIIVLMAVGIYVCAVAIGKLQTLRNDDGTPEMGSIEAGDADIGSRASDD, from the coding sequence ATGACTGTCGACGTCGCGTTCCTCGCGAGCGTCCTCGCCGCCGTCGACCCCTCCCTGCTGGTACCCTTACAGAGCGGGTTCGGCGCGGTCGGCGGAGCAATCTTCGACGTCCTCCGCTGGGTTCTCGAACAGTGGTACTGGCTGATGGACTGGGCGTACTACTTCACGGACCTGGAGATGCTGAACCCCCGGTACCGGTACATGCAACGCGCGATTCTCGTCGGGCTCTGCATCGGCGTGATGGCGCCGCTCATCGGGACCTTCCTCGTCCACCGCCAGCTCGCGCTCATCGGCGACGCGCTCGCCCACACCGGGTTCGCGGGCGTCGCAGTCGGCCTGTTCCTGAACGCAGTCATCGACCTCGGCGTGTCGCCGTACCTCACCGCCGTCGTCGTCGCGATGATTGCGGCGCTGTTCATCGAGTTGATTTCGGAGACGACAGACGCCTACAACGACGTCTCGATGGCCATCGTGCTCTCGACGGGGTTCGCGCTCGGGACGACGCTCATCAGCCTGAACGCGGGCGGCCTCGCGGTCGGCGTGAACCAGTTCCTGTTCGGGAACCTCGCGACGGTGTCCCCGCAGAGCGCGGCCATCCTCCTCGTGTTGTTCGCGGTCATCGTCGGCACCGTCGCCCTCACCCGGAACCAACTGCTGTACGTGACCTTCGACGAGACGGCGGCCGCCGTCTCCGGCATCTCCGTGAACTGGTACAACCGCGTGATGGTGATGCTCACCGCGATGGTGGTCGTCGGCGCGATGCAAATCATGGGCGTCATCCTCGTCGCCGCGATGCTCGTGGTGCCGGTCGCGGGCGCGACGCAGGTGTCCCGGAGTTTCTCCGAGTCACTGCTGGTGTCGGTCGTGCTCGCCGAACTCGCGGTGCTACTGGGTATCTCGGTCGCGTACTACACCGGCGTCACCGCCGGCGGCATCATCGTACTGATGGCAGTCGGCATCTACGTCTGCGCGGTCGCAATCGGGAAACTCCAGACGCTTCGGAACGACGATGGAACCCCCGAGATGGGGAGCATCGAGGCTGGAGACGCCGACATCGGTTCGCGCGCGAGCGACGACTGA
- a CDS encoding high-potential iron-sulfur protein — translation MQKPTTDVERRQLLALVGSGVAAGLAGCAGGGDGGDGTTESDAVPEEYRTATSLDGTERDPDSLSAKGDVNYQSEPENGEQCSDCRFYIEDKNDDGMGACAVVEGNIDPSGWCVSYAVYEGGG, via the coding sequence ATGCAGAAACCGACGACAGACGTCGAACGGCGACAACTCCTCGCACTGGTCGGTTCGGGCGTCGCGGCGGGGCTCGCAGGCTGTGCGGGCGGTGGTGACGGCGGCGACGGGACGACCGAGAGTGACGCCGTCCCCGAGGAGTACCGGACGGCGACGTCGCTCGACGGCACCGAACGCGACCCCGACTCGCTGTCCGCGAAAGGTGACGTGAACTACCAGTCCGAACCGGAGAACGGCGAGCAGTGCTCGGACTGCCGGTTCTACATCGAGGACAAGAACGACGACGGAATGGGCGCGTGCGCCGTCGTCGAGGGGAATATCGACCCGAGCGGGTGGTGTGTCTCGTACGCCGTCTACGAGGGCGGCGGGTGA
- a CDS encoding lipoate--protein ligase family protein — MALADREWRLIREEARDGPMQMALEEVAAETAADGGPRTVRAYTWSPSTLSMGYRQAAESVDWAFCEREGVDVTRRQTGGGGIYHDEFADISYSVVGPADELPGDLMECYDLLCEPILDAFHEMGVDAEFVPEEHPALHEPACYLRALHPAHDMTVDGRKIAGNAQYRTRDAVIQHGSLSYDLAPERHLGVFADPGVTPERFRERVTSIREESGVDRDEAVRAVEDALADWCDATVGEWTDDELAAARELADEKYATDAWTRDREA; from the coding sequence ATGGCACTGGCCGACCGGGAGTGGCGGCTGATTCGCGAGGAAGCACGCGACGGTCCGATGCAGATGGCGCTGGAGGAGGTCGCCGCGGAGACGGCGGCAGACGGCGGGCCGCGTACGGTGCGCGCGTACACGTGGTCGCCGTCCACGCTCTCGATGGGGTACCGGCAGGCCGCCGAGTCGGTGGACTGGGCGTTCTGCGAGCGCGAGGGCGTCGACGTGACGCGCCGGCAGACCGGCGGCGGCGGCATCTACCACGACGAGTTCGCGGATATCTCCTACAGCGTCGTCGGACCGGCCGACGAACTCCCCGGCGACCTGATGGAGTGTTACGACCTGCTCTGCGAGCCGATTCTGGACGCCTTCCACGAGATGGGCGTGGACGCCGAGTTCGTGCCCGAGGAACACCCCGCGCTCCACGAACCGGCGTGTTACCTGCGCGCGCTCCACCCAGCCCACGATATGACCGTCGACGGCCGCAAAATCGCGGGGAACGCTCAGTACCGCACCCGCGACGCCGTCATCCAGCACGGGTCGCTGTCCTACGACCTCGCGCCCGAGCGCCACCTCGGCGTGTTCGCGGACCCCGGCGTCACGCCCGAGAGGTTCCGCGAGCGCGTGACGAGCATTCGAGAGGAATCCGGCGTCGACCGCGACGAGGCCGTCCGCGCGGTCGAGGACGCGCTCGCCGACTGGTGTGACGCGACGGTCGGCGAGTGGACCGACGACGAACTGGCGGCGGCCCGCGAACTCGCCGACGAGAAGTACGCGACCGACGCGTGGACCCGCGACCGAGAGGCGTAA